In the Brassica napus cultivar Da-Ae chromosome A7, Da-Ae, whole genome shotgun sequence genome, one interval contains:
- the LOC106410865 gene encoding DNA polymerase zeta catalytic subunit-like isoform X3 — MWNLSEESDTPLSQSQHSHQYRRQSLCELEGDATISDILNQQLKMYNSLSQAQSDTKMVQSLVAIWEEEYERTGVYDAPIHHDPGKPSAADVLKTMSHYIGFENMLKEMYHEVGMPSPDTKATAVSSAVSEMHAKPEITDPQALGHIFGTGSEFPASEKLSPLDESGEASLENDAYMKTPTDIDIHAEIQDAEALGLFKWFASSQAAEDINSDDEILRETILSPLVPLASMNKVLEMASTDYLSQSQKECQDILDSQEDQIDLGSSTKPVPSSDKQSIDTEVSSDVPNISTSDASYENSFQRYRKSELHTTFSRSSKSVWGPLPLSLTKNLQKDFDSTNASDKLGLPKISSDATNEMKDNFDVPVKEHQADVCNTIDGSVLAGYSLRDLMRKKRLALGDSPGSQHKKFKKVLPLTTVTRDSGDGKKKECSATLSAEVSDAGNCEFNISTQSSELHSADRCSAKETAAEDSDEASRKFSSASAPLCKESQTVESGILVSSNKLVGNDINNVQKSGDEQELTANVAVETGRLICLTLSKKPPSLDCLSAGLQDSSRDGYEGSSKEISFFSKEDTEVNEKKHLSKGASLGIPMHHLNDGSSLYLLTPAFSPPPLDSVSQWISNNKGPVDSSIASEKQTLGDDHVMSVSEHVEQHDNVFVNSESNAYTESEIDLKSKGKNPNLNLQTTVSQEMSQLSGPDGKSGATPLSQIGFRDPASMGAGKQLTVLSIEVHAESRGDLRPDPQFDSVNVIALVVQNDDNFAAEVFVLLFSPDIVSQRNVDGLSGCKLSVFLEERQLFRYFIETLCKWDPDILVGWDIQGGSLGFLAERAAQLGIRFLNNISRTPTPTTRNDSDNTRNLGNSLQPDPLVAGPDQVEEVVIEDEWGRTHASGVHVGGRIVLNAWRLIRGEVKLNMYTIEAVSEAVLRRKIPSIPYEVLTQWFSSGPAGARYRCIEYVIRRANLTLEIMSQLDMINRTSELARVFGIDFFSVLSRGSQYRVESMLLRLAHTQNYLAISPGNQQVASQPAMQCVPLVMEPESAFYDDPVIVLDFQSLYPSMIIAYNLCFCTCLGKLAHLKMNTLGVSSYSLDLDVLQDFSQILQTPNGVMYESPEVRRGILPRLLEEILSTRIMVKKAMKKLTPSEAVLGRIFNARQLALKLIANVTYGYTAAGFSGRMPCAELADSIVQCGRSTLEKAISFVNANENWNARVVYGDTDSMFVLLKGRTVKEAFEIGQEIASGITEMNPYPVTLKMEKVYQPCFLLTKKRYVGYSYESPDQDKPTFDAKGIETVRRDTCEAVAKTMEQSLRLFFEKKNISMVKSYLYRQWKRILQGRVSLQDFVFAKEVRLGTYSARDSSLLPPAAIVATKAMRADPRTEPRYAERVPYVVIHGEPGARLVDMVVDPLVLLDIDSPYRLNDLYYISKQIIPALQRVFGLVGADLNQWFLEMPRPTRSSLGQRPLNSRNSHKARIDYFYLSKHCLLCGEVVQDSAQLCNRCLKNGGAAATIVWKTSKLEREMQHLATICRHCGGGDWVVQCGVKCNSLACSVFYERRKVQKELRGLSSIATESELYPKCMAEWF; from the exons ATGTGGAATCTCTCTGAAGAATCTGATACACCGTTGAGCCAAAGCCAGCATAGTCACCAGTACAGACGTCAGAGTCTCTGTGAACTTGAGGGAGATGCTACTATTAGTG ATATTCTCAATCAACAACTTAAGATGTACAACTCCCTCTCACAAGCCCAGTCAGATACTAAGATGGTTCAGTCGCTTGTGGCAATTTGGGAG GAGGAGTATGAAAGGACTGGCGTGTATGATGCACCTATACATCATGATCCTGGCAAACCCTCTGCAGCTGATGTGCTTAAGACTATGTCACATTATATTGGGTTTGAGAATATGCTAAAAGAAATGTACCACGAAGTTGGCATGCCTTCGCCTGATACGAAGGCTACTGCAGTGTCTTCAGCCGTTTCAGAGATGCATGCCAAACCTGAAATTACCGATCCGCAGGCGTTGGGTCATATATTTGGTACAGGGAGTGAGTTTCCTGCATCAGAAAAGCTTTCTCCACTTGATGAGAGTGGAGAAGCATCACTGGAAAATGATGCATATATGAAAACACCCACGGACATAGATATACATGCTGAAATACAAGATGCTGAAGCGTTGGGTCTCTTTAAGTGGTTTGCCTCATCCCAGGCTGCAGAGGACATAAACTCCGACGATGAAATTCTTCGGGAAACAATCCTTAGCCCTCTGGTTCCTTTAGCGTCCATGAACAAGGTTCTTGAAATGGCTAGTACAGATTATCTGAGCCAATCCCAAAAGGAATGTCAAGACATTCTTGATTCTCAGGAGGATCAAATTGACTTGGGGAGTTCGACGAAACCTGTACCTTCATCAGACAAACAATCTATTGACACGGAAGTCTCTAGTGATGTTCCCAATATCTCAACTTCAGATGCATCATACGAAAATTCATTCCAGCGATACAGAAAGAGTGAGTTACATACGACCTTCTCTAGGAGTAGCAAGTCTGTATGGGGGCCTTTACCTTTATCCTTGACTAAAAATCTTCAGAAGGACTTTGACAGTACAAATGCTAGCGATAAGCTTGGTTTACCAAAGATTAGTTCCGACGCCACGAATGAGATGAAGGACAATTTTGATGTTCCAGTCAAAGAACATCAAGCGGATGTTTGTAACACGATTGACGGAAGCGTTTTGGCTGGATATTCGCTGCGGGACTTGATGAGGAAAAAACGATTAGCCCTTGGGGACTCGCCTGGTTCACAACATAAGAAGTTTAAAAAGGTTCTACCACTGACTACAGTGACTCGAGACTCTGGGGATGGGAAGAAAAAGGAGTGCAGTGCTACTCTTTCTGCAGAAGTTAGTGATGCAGGAAATTGTGAGTTTAATATATCCACTCAGTCATCTGAACTTCATTCTGCTGATAGATGTTCGGCTAAAGAGACAGCAGCTGAAGACAGTGATGAAGCTTCGAGGAAATTTTCATCTGCCAGTGCTCCACTTTGTAAAGAATCACAAACTGTGGAATCAGGAATATTGGTGTCTAGCAATAAACTTGTGGGGAATGATATAAATAATGTCCAAAAATCTGGGGATGAGCAAGAGTTAACTGCCAATGTAGCTGTTGAGACAGGAAGATTAATATGCCTAACCTTAAGCAAGAAGCCTCCTTCACTCGATTGCTTAAGTGCTGGACTGCAGGATTCTTCACGTGATGGATATG AGGGGAGTTCCAAAGAGATCTCATTTTTTTCCAAGGAGGACACTGAAGTCAACGAAAAGAAACACCTTTCCAAAGGAGCTTCCCTTGGTATTCCCATGCATCATCTCAATGACGGCTCAAGCCTTTACCTACTGACCCCTGCCTTTTCACCCCCTCCTTTGGATTCTGTTTCACAATGGATATCGAATAACAAAG GTCCAGTGGACTCTAGTATTGCTTCAGAAAAACAAACGTTAGGAGATGATCATGTAATGTCTGTGTCTGAGCACGTGGAGCAGCATGATAACGTTTTTGTGAATTCAGAATCAAATGCTTATACGGAGTCTGAGATAGATCTGAAAAGCAAAGGAAAGAATCCTAACCTTAATTTGCAGACCACTGTTTCACAAGAGATGTCTCAGCTCTCAGGTCCTGATGGGAAATCAGGGGCCACTCCCTTAAGTCAAATTGGATTCCGAGATCCTGCGAGCATGGGCGCTGGGAAACAGCTTACAGTGCTGAGTATAGAG GTTCATGCAGAGTCTAGAGGGGACCTTCGACCTGATCCACAATTTGACTCTGTCAATGTCATAGCTCTCGTCGTGCAGAATGATGATAATTTTGCAGCTGAAGTATTCGTACTTTTATTTAGTCCAGATATCGTTTCTCAGAG AAATGTTGATGGCCTCTCTGGATGCAAGTTGTCTGTCTTCCTTGAAGAGAGGCAACTATTCAGATATTTTATAGAGACTTTATGTAAATGGGATCCGGATATTCTCGTGGGCTGGGATATACAGGGTGGATCCCTTGGTTTTCTAGCTGAAAGGGCTGCACAGCTTGGTATAAGATTTCTCAATAATATCTCCAGGACACCAACGCCAACCACGAGAAATGATTCAGATAATACGAGAAACCTTGGTAACAGTCTGCAGCCAGATCCATTAGTAGCTGGTCCTGATCAAGTGGAAGAAGTGGTGATTGAGGACGAGTGGGGCCGCACGCATGCCAGTGGTGTTCATGTTGGAGGTAGAATTGTTCTCAACGCGTGGCGTTTGATCCGCGGGGAAGTGAAACTCAACATGTACACTATCGAAGCTGTGTCGGAGGCTGTTTTGAGGCGGAAGATTCCGTCGATCCCGTATGAAGTATTGACACAGTGGTTCTCAAGCGGTCCTGCAGGTGCAAGATACCGATGCATAGAGTATGTGATACGCAGAGCAAATTTGACACTTGAGATAATGAGCCAACTTGACATG ATAAATCGCACCTCAGAGCTTGCTCGTGTATTTGGCATCGACTTTTTCTCAGTTCTCTCCCGAGGTTCCCAATACAGAGTGGAATCCATGCTTCTGAGATTAGCACATACACAAAATTATCTTGCTATTTCTCCAGGAAACCAACAG GTTGCTTCTCAGCCAGCTATGCAGTGTGTACCTCTTGTGATGGAACCAGAATCTGCCTTCTACGATGATCCTGTTATCGTGTTGGACTTTCAATCACTTTACCCTTCAATGATTATAGCATATAATCTGTGCTTTTGTACATGCCTTGGAAAACTTGCTCATTTGAAGATGAACACCCTTGGTGTCAGCTCATACTCTCTAGACCTTGATGTTCTTCAGGATTTTAGTCAGATCCTGCAGACCCCAAACGGTGTTATGTACGAGTCACCAGAG GTGCGCAGAGGAATACTACCGAGGCTGCTGGAGGAAATTCTATCTACAAGAATAATGGTGAAAAAAGCAATGAAAAAATTGACTCCTTCAGAAGCAGTTCTTGGTCGG aTATTTAATGCGAGACAGCTTGCTTTAAAGCTGATAGCAAATGTGACGTATGGCTATACTGCTGCTGGCTTCAGTGGTCGAATGCCTTGTGCAGAGCTGGCAGATAGTATCGTCCAGTGCGGTCGTAGCACGCTTGAGAAGGCTATTTCGTTCGTCAATGCCAATGAGAATTGGAACGCGAGAGTTGTATATGGCGACACAGATAG TATGTTTGTCCTCCTCAAAGGACGAACTGTTAAAGAAGCTTTTGAAATCGGACAAGAGATTGCATCTGGAATCACTGAAATGAATCCATACCCAGTCACTCTGAAGATGGAGAAAGTCTACCAACCTTGTTTCCTTCTTACGAAGAAGCGTTATGTCGGGTACAGTTACGAAAGTCCCGATCAGGACAAGCCTACGTTTGATGCAAAAGGTATTGAAACTGTTCGGAGAGACACTTGTGAAGCTGTTGCAAAAACTATGGAGCAGTCATTGAGACTCTTCTTTGAAAAGAAGAACATCTCTATG GTTAAGTCCTACTTGTATAGACAGTGGAAACGGATACTACAAGGGAGAGTGTCTCTTCAAGATTTTGTCTTTGCAAAAGAAGTTCGGTTGGGGACTTACAGCGCAAGAGACTCTTCACTCCTTCCTCCAGCAGCTATTGTGGCAACCAAAGCAATGAGAGCAGACCCTCGGACAGAGCCACGGTACGCCGAGCGAGTGCCTTACGTTGTGATCCATGGGGAGCCAGGAGCTCGCCTTGTCGATATGGTGGTGGACCCGCTGGTTCTTTTGGACATCGATTCGCCTTACCGGTTGAATGACTTGTACTACATCAGCAAACAGATTATACCAGCGTTGCAGAGGGTGTTTGGACTTGTGGGTGCGGATTTGAACCAGTGGTTTTTGGAGATGCCGCGTCCCACCAGAAGCTCTCTTGGTCAACGTCCCTTGAACTCTAGAAACTCGCACAAAGCTAggattgattatttttatctcTCGAAACATTGCCTCTTGTGTGGAGAAGTTGTTCAGGACTCTGCTCAGTTGTGTAACCGGTGCCTGAAAAATGGTGGTGCTGCTGCAACCATTGTTTGGAAGACTTCGAAattggagagagagatgcaACACTTGGCCACG ATATGTAGACACTGTGGTGGGGGAGACTGGGTGGTGCAGTGCGGAGTGAAATGCAATTCCCTTGCGTGCTCAGTCTTTTACGAGAGGAGGAAAGTTCAGAAGGAGCTTCGTGGCCTCTCCTCCATTGCTACTGAGAGTGAGCTCTACCCTAAATGCATGGCTGAGTGGTTCTGA